A genomic region of Microbacterium schleiferi contains the following coding sequences:
- a CDS encoding helix-turn-helix domain-containing protein — protein sequence MVLVRQEIGEVLRDFRQQKGRTLRQVASRASVALGYLSEVERGQKEASSEILASVAEALDVPISTIMREVGDRLAVLEGLQTFPDVVPDELVASMDAELSLR from the coding sequence ATGGTACTGGTACGTCAAGAGATCGGCGAAGTCCTGCGTGACTTCCGCCAGCAGAAGGGTCGCACCCTCCGTCAGGTCGCCAGCCGCGCCAGTGTTGCGCTGGGCTACTTGAGCGAGGTAGAGCGCGGTCAGAAAGAGGCGTCGAGCGAGATTCTCGCCTCGGTCGCCGAGGCGCTCGACGTTCCCATCTCGACGATCATGCGCGAAGTCGGTGACCGACTCGCGGTGCTCGAGGGCCTGCAGACGTTCCCCGACGTCGTTCCCGACGAGCTCGTCGCGTCGATGGACGCCGAACTCTCGCTGCGCTGA
- a CDS encoding TIGR01777 family oxidoreductase produces the protein MPESALRHVVIGGASGLIGRALAESLRADGIRVTTLVRAADAGADEVSWLVDSDVLDPAVLAGADAVIGLNGASIGRFPWNSSYKHTLLWSRITPTRALARAVRELGTDAPHFVSASAVGYYGTDPAGAIAEDAPRGDGFLADLCGEWESAAAAAGEDARVATLRTAPIIHRDGVLKPLILLTKLGLSGPLGRGTQVWPWISLEDEVRAIRHVLDTGIVGPVNLCGPTRATANDIGFALARELNRPYLLRAPEWGLKLALGPDPTESLLTTDAYVIPEVLAASGFTWTHETAEDAVREAVAGS, from the coding sequence TTGCCTGAATCGGCTCTCCGACACGTCGTCATCGGCGGAGCGTCCGGTCTCATCGGCCGGGCGCTGGCCGAGAGTCTGCGTGCCGACGGCATCCGGGTGACGACCCTCGTGCGCGCGGCCGACGCCGGTGCTGACGAGGTGTCCTGGCTCGTCGACAGCGACGTGCTCGACCCCGCGGTGTTGGCCGGGGCGGATGCCGTCATCGGCCTCAACGGCGCCAGCATCGGCCGGTTCCCCTGGAACTCGTCGTACAAGCACACGCTGCTGTGGTCGCGGATCACCCCCACCCGCGCGCTGGCACGTGCGGTGCGCGAGCTCGGCACGGATGCTCCGCACTTCGTCTCGGCCTCTGCCGTCGGCTATTACGGCACGGACCCTGCCGGCGCCATCGCCGAGGATGCACCCCGCGGCGACGGATTTCTCGCTGACCTGTGCGGCGAGTGGGAAAGCGCTGCCGCCGCGGCGGGCGAGGACGCCCGCGTGGCGACGCTGCGCACCGCGCCGATCATCCATCGTGACGGGGTTCTGAAACCCCTGATCCTGCTCACCAAACTCGGTCTCAGCGGGCCTCTCGGTCGCGGCACGCAGGTCTGGCCGTGGATCTCGCTCGAGGATGAGGTCCGTGCGATCCGGCACGTTCTGGACACCGGGATCGTCGGTCCCGTGAATCTGTGCGGTCCCACCCGCGCGACGGCGAACGACATCGGGTTCGCCCTGGCGCGGGAGCTGAACCGCCCGTACCTGCTGCGGGCCCCGGAGTGGGGCCTGAAGCTCGCGCTCGGGCCAGATCCGACCGAGTCGCTGCTGACCACCGATGCCTACGTCATCCCCGAGGTTCTCGCCGCATCCGGGTTCACGTGGACGCACGAGACTGCGGAGGACGCCGTCCGGGAGGCTGTCGCCGGGAGCTGA
- a CDS encoding SDR family NAD(P)-dependent oxidoreductase yields the protein MPKTVLVTGASSGLGAEYARRLAARGADVVLVGRDRAALDAVASDIRDRYRVRAEIIVADLAKPRQRAKVEARLADPERPIEVLVNNAGFGLPIAFENNDIEDEARHLAVHVEAPMRLMHAALGPMLSRGHGRIINVASVAAYTPRSTYGAVKRWVVEFSRWANTAYSPAGVTVTAVCPGFTHTNFHERMGLEPGREGVADWLWLDADVVVEQSLRDAARGRAVSIPSLRWKAITAVARLLPASVAAAAGSRGR from the coding sequence ATGCCGAAGACCGTTCTCGTCACCGGGGCAAGCTCCGGGCTTGGCGCCGAGTACGCCCGCCGCCTCGCCGCTCGCGGTGCCGACGTCGTGCTCGTGGGGCGCGATCGGGCTGCCCTTGATGCCGTCGCGAGCGACATCAGGGACCGCTACCGGGTTCGCGCCGAGATCATCGTCGCCGACCTCGCCAAGCCGCGGCAGCGGGCGAAGGTCGAAGCCCGACTGGCCGACCCGGAGCGCCCGATCGAGGTTCTCGTCAACAACGCCGGGTTCGGGCTGCCCATTGCCTTCGAGAACAACGACATCGAGGACGAAGCACGCCACCTCGCGGTGCACGTCGAGGCCCCCATGCGGCTCATGCACGCGGCCCTGGGGCCCATGCTCAGCCGGGGTCACGGCCGAATCATCAACGTCGCCTCCGTGGCTGCCTACACGCCGCGCTCGACCTACGGCGCTGTCAAGCGCTGGGTCGTCGAGTTCTCACGGTGGGCAAACACCGCCTACTCGCCCGCGGGGGTCACGGTGACCGCCGTCTGCCCGGGCTTTACCCACACGAACTTCCACGAGCGGATGGGGCTCGAGCCGGGACGCGAGGGCGTGGCCGACTGGCTCTGGCTCGATGCCGATGTCGTCGTCGAGCAATCCCTGCGCGACGCTGCCCGCGGCCGGGCGGTCTCGATCCCGTCGCTGCGGTGGAAGGCGATCACCGCCGTCGCACGCCTTCTTCCGGCATCCGTCGCAGCAGCTGCCGGCAGCCGCGGCCGGTGA
- the pgsA gene encoding CDP-diacylglycerol--glycerol-3-phosphate 3-phosphatidyltransferase produces the protein MAIPRQLPNAITIVRILMAPIFLWMLLADGGSDGALRWWAAVIFIVAIATDGIDGYLARKYEIVTDLGKLLDPIADKVLTGFAFIGLSILGELPWWITIVVLIREVGITVYRFIVVSDHVLAAAWMGKLKTVAQAVALSLALLPLWDLVGEWIFWVNGVTMTIAVVLTIASGIDYVVTEVRAARARRAAASPTRDA, from the coding sequence ATGGCGATTCCGCGGCAGCTCCCCAACGCGATCACGATCGTGCGCATCCTCATGGCGCCGATCTTCCTCTGGATGCTGCTGGCAGACGGGGGATCGGACGGGGCCCTGCGCTGGTGGGCGGCGGTCATCTTCATCGTTGCGATCGCGACGGACGGAATTGACGGGTATCTGGCCCGCAAGTACGAGATTGTCACCGACCTCGGAAAGCTCCTCGACCCCATCGCCGACAAGGTCCTCACCGGCTTCGCCTTCATCGGGCTGTCGATCCTCGGTGAGCTGCCGTGGTGGATCACGATCGTCGTCCTCATCCGTGAGGTCGGGATCACCGTCTACCGGTTCATCGTCGTCAGCGACCATGTGCTGGCTGCCGCCTGGATGGGGAAGCTGAAGACCGTTGCCCAGGCCGTCGCGCTCTCGCTGGCCCTCCTGCCGCTGTGGGACCTCGTGGGTGAATGGATCTTCTGGGTCAACGGGGTCACCATGACAATCGCCGTGGTGCTCACGATCGCTAGCGGTATCGACTACGTGGTGACAGAGGTCCGGGCTGCGCGCGCTCGGCGCGCGGCAGCATCGCCCACCCGAGACGCATGA
- a CDS encoding NUDIX domain-containing protein, with protein MAWRTDSSRSVYDNRWIAVREDSVTGPAGAGVYGVVRMQHPAVFVVAVDAQDRVCLVTLERYPTGNRSIEVPAGGTDGEPPREAAERELGEETGLRAREFTDIGFMYALNGIADAPEHVYLATGLEPLPGADTTERRDEGIDDVSWVPFPQVLQMIRDGEITDGETIAALMFAAIHLGRVS; from the coding sequence ATGGCCTGGCGCACGGACTCCTCTCGATCGGTCTACGACAACCGGTGGATAGCCGTCCGTGAGGACAGCGTCACCGGCCCCGCCGGCGCAGGGGTCTACGGCGTCGTCCGGATGCAGCATCCAGCGGTGTTCGTTGTCGCCGTCGACGCGCAGGACCGCGTGTGCCTCGTCACCCTCGAGCGCTACCCCACCGGTAACCGGTCGATCGAGGTGCCCGCCGGCGGCACCGACGGCGAGCCCCCACGCGAAGCTGCCGAGCGGGAACTGGGTGAGGAGACCGGTCTGCGAGCGCGCGAGTTCACCGACATCGGCTTCATGTATGCCCTCAACGGCATTGCGGACGCCCCCGAGCACGTCTATCTCGCGACGGGCCTCGAGCCGCTCCCCGGAGCCGATACGACAGAACGCCGCGACGAGGGGATCGACGACGTGTCGTGGGTGCCCTTCCCCCAGGTTCTCCAGATGATCCGGGACGGCGAGATCACCGACGGTGAGACGATCGCCGCGCTGATGTTCGCCGCCATCCACCTGGGTCGCGTCAGCTGA
- a CDS encoding OsmC family peroxiredoxin, with product MSVTSEATTVWNGSLTDGSGTVTFDSSHLGTFDVNWKARSEGSSTVTTPEELIAAAHASCFSMAFSHELTQNGTPPESVRCSAAVTFIPGTGITGSHLNVHASVPGLSQEDFDRIANAAKAGCPVSAALAGIEITLEATLA from the coding sequence ATGTCCGTGACGAGCGAAGCCACCACCGTCTGGAACGGCAGCCTGACCGATGGGTCGGGAACAGTGACGTTCGACAGTTCGCACCTGGGCACGTTCGATGTCAACTGGAAAGCCCGCAGCGAGGGCTCCTCGACCGTGACCACGCCCGAGGAACTCATTGCGGCAGCCCACGCGTCCTGCTTCAGCATGGCGTTCTCGCACGAGCTCACCCAGAACGGCACCCCGCCCGAGTCGGTGCGCTGCTCGGCGGCCGTGACCTTCATCCCCGGCACCGGCATCACCGGCAGCCACCTGAACGTGCATGCGTCGGTTCCGGGCCTGTCACAGGAGGATTTCGACCGCATCGCGAACGCCGCGAAGGCCGGATGCCCCGTTTCCGCCGCCCTCGCGGGAATCGAGATCACTCTCGAGGCAACGCTTGCCTGA
- a CDS encoding TlpA family protein disulfide reductase codes for MEPVSALLGIAALVAVTVVIGILLRARQGRLRRDVNHEIVEPARLGADRLGDAATLLQFSTEMCSRCPAVHRTLAEIAQSRPGVRHLDVDLTHRPDIARHFNVLQTPTTLVLDRNGAVQTRFGGVPNRHVLELELQRLTTERTHA; via the coding sequence GTGGAACCCGTCTCCGCCCTGCTGGGCATCGCCGCGCTTGTTGCGGTCACCGTCGTGATCGGCATCCTGCTGCGCGCCCGTCAGGGACGCCTGCGGCGCGATGTCAACCACGAGATCGTTGAGCCCGCTCGCCTCGGAGCCGACCGACTCGGCGACGCTGCCACCCTGCTGCAATTCAGTACCGAGATGTGCAGCAGGTGCCCAGCGGTCCACCGGACGCTCGCCGAGATCGCGCAGTCGCGCCCCGGGGTGCGTCACCTGGATGTCGACCTGACCCACCGGCCCGATATCGCGCGCCACTTCAACGTGCTGCAGACCCCCACAACCCTCGTGCTCGACCGCAACGGCGCCGTACAGACCCGCTTCGGCGGCGTCCCGAACCGGCACGTGCTCGAGCTGGAGCTTCAGCGACTGACGACGGAGCGCACCCATGCCTGA
- a CDS encoding GNAT family N-acetyltransferase, translated as MPTAFGIRPATAADGAFLGDMVVEAANWSPGRSRPRYEVLTAPEHGRYVSGWMRPGDAGFVASDPQGEPIGAAWYRMFPRSDPGFGYIGTGVPELIIGVRPIWRAHGVGRALLRALSDNARTEGFARLSLSVERGNFAAVFYRTEGFAVVQSGFGRDTMVKRLR; from the coding sequence ATGCCCACAGCCTTCGGCATCCGTCCGGCGACCGCCGCTGACGGCGCGTTCCTCGGTGACATGGTCGTGGAGGCGGCCAACTGGTCGCCGGGACGGTCGCGGCCGCGGTACGAGGTGCTGACTGCACCCGAGCATGGCAGGTACGTGTCGGGCTGGATGCGACCCGGCGACGCGGGGTTTGTCGCGTCTGATCCGCAGGGCGAGCCGATCGGGGCCGCGTGGTACCGGATGTTTCCGCGTTCCGATCCCGGGTTCGGGTACATCGGAACCGGCGTACCCGAGCTGATCATCGGCGTGCGGCCGATCTGGCGCGCCCACGGCGTGGGGCGTGCACTGTTGCGTGCCCTGTCGGACAACGCCCGCACCGAGGGCTTCGCGCGGCTGAGTCTGAGTGTGGAGCGCGGCAACTTCGCGGCGGTCTTCTACCGCACGGAAGGGTTCGCGGTCGTCCAGAGCGGCTTCGGTCGCGACACCATGGTCAAGCGCCTGCGCTGA
- a CDS encoding DUF4395 domain-containing protein encodes MPETARGIDPRGPRFAAAITSVLLLVDVFLGLIGATVPAFVLLVVIALLFVWGVASPRTAPWGALYRSLIRPRLAPPRELEDPRPPRFAQGVGLFVTAIGIALSLLGVPWAVPAAAAAAFVAAFLNAVFGLCLGCQLYLVLQRAGVLGRRTADAA; translated from the coding sequence ATGCCTGAGACCGCCCGCGGCATCGACCCCCGGGGTCCGCGGTTCGCCGCCGCCATCACCTCCGTCCTCCTGCTGGTCGATGTGTTCCTCGGCCTGATCGGCGCGACCGTCCCGGCCTTCGTGCTGCTCGTTGTGATCGCGCTCCTGTTCGTGTGGGGTGTCGCGTCGCCGCGCACGGCCCCGTGGGGCGCCCTCTATCGCTCCCTCATCCGGCCCCGCTTGGCTCCGCCTCGCGAGCTGGAGGACCCGCGTCCGCCGCGCTTTGCGCAGGGAGTCGGCCTGTTCGTCACCGCGATCGGCATCGCCCTGTCCCTGCTCGGCGTGCCGTGGGCTGTTCCTGCTGCGGCCGCAGCAGCGTTCGTTGCGGCCTTCCTCAACGCCGTGTTCGGGCTGTGCCTGGGGTGCCAGCTGTACCTCGTGCTGCAGCGCGCAGGGGTTCTCGGCCGACGCACCGCGGATGCCGCCTGA
- a CDS encoding aldo/keto reductase has translation MAAFGVGAAATAGAGAVNPAHPSAPIPVLGQPLGSSVRVELGETGMSVFPLILGGGEFGWTVDTATSHEILDTYVRAGGNAIHTADSFSGGRSEHIIGRWMAERGIRDDIVLAVRVGAHPDHPGLGPVDLVRAAEASLTRLGTDRIDVLYLDARADTTTAVEETLATAEWLISAGKVRAIGAIGYRAAQLVEARILCSAGYPRISVLDVPFNVLRRHEFDGDLRLVASAQSMAVTPSHALEHGFLSGLHRDRVNGPLSVRAKQITANVNRRGTRTLKALDAIAAELGVTNASVAVAWLLAQRIITAPIINAYAPYQVDELVQGVGVRLTRAQLADIARAAD, from the coding sequence ATGGCTGCTTTCGGCGTCGGTGCCGCGGCAACCGCGGGAGCCGGAGCGGTGAACCCGGCCCACCCCTCCGCCCCGATTCCTGTCCTCGGTCAGCCGCTCGGATCGAGCGTGCGCGTCGAGCTCGGCGAGACCGGGATGTCTGTTTTTCCCCTCATCCTCGGCGGCGGCGAGTTCGGGTGGACCGTCGATACCGCGACGAGCCACGAGATCCTTGACACCTACGTGCGTGCGGGCGGAAACGCGATCCACACAGCCGACAGTTTCTCGGGCGGCCGGAGCGAGCACATCATCGGCCGATGGATGGCTGAGCGCGGCATCCGCGATGACATCGTGCTGGCCGTTCGCGTCGGAGCACACCCCGATCACCCGGGCCTGGGGCCGGTCGATCTCGTGCGCGCCGCGGAAGCGTCGCTCACCCGGCTCGGCACCGACCGCATCGATGTGCTCTACCTGGATGCCCGGGCCGACACGACAACGGCGGTGGAAGAAACGCTCGCGACTGCCGAATGGCTCATCAGCGCGGGCAAGGTTCGTGCGATTGGCGCGATCGGCTATCGGGCAGCGCAGCTCGTGGAAGCACGCATCCTCTGCTCTGCGGGGTATCCGCGAATCTCCGTCCTCGATGTCCCGTTCAACGTGCTGCGGCGCCACGAGTTCGATGGAGACCTGCGGCTGGTAGCCAGTGCGCAGTCGATGGCGGTGACGCCCTCTCACGCTCTCGAGCACGGTTTTCTGTCGGGTCTGCATCGTGATCGGGTGAACGGGCCGCTGTCGGTGCGGGCGAAGCAGATCACCGCGAACGTGAATCGACGCGGCACGAGAACGCTCAAGGCGCTGGATGCGATCGCTGCCGAACTGGGAGTGACGAACGCGTCAGTCGCCGTCGCCTGGCTCCTCGCGCAACGCATCATCACGGCGCCGATCATCAACGCGTACGCCCCGTACCAGGTCGACGAGCTCGTGCAGGGCGTGGGCGTTCGGCTCACGCGGGCACAGCTGGCAGACATCGCACGCGCGGCCGACTGA
- the dapA gene encoding 4-hydroxy-tetrahydrodipicolinate synthase, protein MTHSTNPFGQVLVALVTPMTADGEVDWPAVEKHIDDVIGAGADGIVVTGTTGETSTLTDAEKIRLVEVGKDVAAGRAAIITGGGSNETAHAIELYKASEKVGADGIMIVTPYYNKPTQAGILTHFRLVADATDLPVILYDIPGRTGVPIQYETILRLAKHPNILAIKDAKGDFSEVSRVLNQTDLLYFSGDDANVLPHLSIGATGLIGVTANIAAQPYRVIVDAVNAGDLTAATAAHRQLEPLVRAVMTHVPGTVSAKYILHGLGRITSPRVRLPLVGPEEWEAAKIEDELALVSGVPGVDFSNFRPDRNAAAGGALPRVSGTTR, encoded by the coding sequence ATGACGCACTCGACAAACCCGTTCGGGCAGGTGCTGGTCGCGCTGGTCACTCCGATGACCGCCGACGGCGAGGTCGACTGGCCGGCCGTCGAGAAGCACATCGACGACGTGATCGGTGCCGGCGCCGACGGCATCGTGGTCACGGGCACGACGGGGGAGACCTCGACCCTGACGGATGCCGAGAAGATCCGTCTCGTCGAGGTCGGCAAGGATGTCGCGGCCGGTCGCGCCGCCATCATCACCGGTGGCGGCTCCAACGAAACGGCGCACGCGATCGAGCTCTACAAGGCCAGCGAGAAGGTCGGCGCTGACGGCATCATGATCGTCACGCCCTACTACAACAAGCCGACGCAGGCCGGCATCTTGACCCACTTCCGCCTCGTTGCCGACGCCACCGACCTGCCCGTCATCCTCTACGACATCCCGGGCCGCACTGGTGTGCCGATCCAGTACGAGACGATCCTCCGGCTGGCCAAGCACCCCAACATCCTCGCGATCAAGGACGCCAAGGGTGATTTCAGCGAGGTCAGCCGCGTGCTCAATCAGACCGACCTCCTGTACTTCTCCGGGGACGATGCGAACGTCCTGCCGCACCTGTCGATCGGGGCCACGGGGCTCATCGGTGTGACAGCCAACATCGCCGCGCAGCCGTACCGCGTGATCGTGGATGCCGTCAACGCCGGCGACCTCACGGCGGCCACGGCAGCCCACCGCCAGCTCGAACCCCTCGTGCGTGCCGTCATGACCCACGTTCCCGGCACCGTCTCGGCCAAGTACATCCTCCACGGCCTTGGCCGGATCACGAGCCCCCGCGTGCGCCTGCCGCTCGTGGGTCCGGAGGAGTGGGAAGCCGCCAAGATCGAGGACGAACTCGCCCTCGTCTCCGGCGTTCCCGGTGTCGATTTCTCCAACTTCCGCCCCGACCGCAACGCCGCCGCCGGCGGCGCTCTGCCCCGGGTCTCAGGCACCACGCGCTGA
- a CDS encoding histidine phosphatase family protein: MTHYIYLVRHGEHLDAEHGLIDGPLSPRGKRQASLLADRLSGIPFNALWHSPLDRAAETARVIAERMPALTPTPSALLFDCVPTGMVEETPTVFEPFFGAVTEEEIEAGRAQMADAVNAFLVRKSGEVHELLVTHNFVIGWLVREVLQAPEWKWMTLNQANCGLTVLAQKHGRPWTLLSHNDLAHLPVEDRTGLPEAYAF; this comes from the coding sequence GTGACCCACTACATCTATCTCGTTCGCCACGGTGAGCATCTGGATGCCGAGCATGGCTTGATCGACGGACCCCTCTCGCCGCGTGGCAAACGGCAGGCATCGCTGCTGGCCGACCGGCTCTCGGGAATCCCGTTCAACGCGCTGTGGCATTCGCCGCTAGACCGCGCCGCCGAGACGGCGCGAGTGATCGCGGAGCGGATGCCGGCGCTCACGCCGACACCCTCGGCGCTGCTGTTCGACTGCGTGCCCACGGGCATGGTCGAAGAGACCCCGACCGTGTTCGAGCCGTTCTTCGGGGCGGTCACCGAGGAAGAGATCGAGGCAGGCCGGGCCCAGATGGCGGATGCTGTCAACGCATTCCTGGTGCGCAAGTCCGGCGAGGTCCACGAGCTGCTCGTGACGCACAACTTCGTGATCGGGTGGCTCGTGCGCGAGGTTCTGCAAGCTCCCGAGTGGAAGTGGATGACGCTGAATCAGGCGAACTGCGGCCTGACGGTGCTCGCGCAGAAGCACGGGAGGCCGTGGACGCTGCTGTCGCACAACGACCTCGCGCATCTGCCGGTCGAAGACCGGACGGGACTTCCCGAGGCCTATGCCTTCTGA
- a CDS encoding DUF3046 domain-containing protein — protein MRRSEFDRAVADEFGARAGALMADLVLSAVGGLTASEALSEGVRPREVWLALCDETDVPVERRYGVGRLEPRR, from the coding sequence ATGCGTCGCAGCGAATTCGACCGCGCCGTCGCCGACGAGTTCGGTGCTCGCGCCGGTGCCTTGATGGCCGACCTCGTGCTCTCGGCTGTGGGCGGGCTCACCGCTAGCGAAGCGCTCAGTGAGGGCGTTCGCCCGCGAGAAGTGTGGCTTGCGCTGTGCGATGAAACGGATGTCCCGGTGGAGCGACGCTACGGCGTCGGTCGCCTCGAACCTCGGCGCTGA
- the thyX gene encoding FAD-dependent thymidylate synthase → MTDIEFRSDVTVELVRASAADSDVLFAARVSTLGEQTLGDAAAGVEASDRDRGLINYLMRDRHGSPFEHNSMTFYVQAPIFVFREFMRHRIASYNEESGRYRELRPVFYVPAPERKLVQVGKPGAYDFVDGTPEQTAIVDEATREASAHAFAAYQRMLDAGVAREVARIVLPLNTYSSMYVTMNARSLMNFLSLRTKVEGSHFPSFPQREIEMCAEKMEELWATLMPMTHAAFAAAGRVAP, encoded by the coding sequence GTGACCGACATCGAGTTTCGCAGCGACGTGACCGTCGAGCTTGTCCGAGCCAGTGCCGCCGATTCCGACGTCCTCTTCGCCGCGCGGGTGTCGACCCTGGGAGAGCAGACTCTCGGCGACGCAGCCGCGGGGGTGGAGGCATCCGACCGCGACCGGGGCCTCATCAACTATCTGATGCGCGACCGGCACGGTTCGCCGTTCGAGCACAACTCCATGACGTTCTACGTGCAGGCGCCGATCTTCGTCTTCCGCGAGTTCATGCGTCACCGCATCGCCTCCTACAACGAGGAATCCGGGCGCTACCGCGAACTGCGTCCCGTGTTCTACGTTCCCGCGCCCGAGCGCAAGCTCGTCCAGGTCGGCAAGCCCGGCGCATACGACTTCGTCGACGGCACCCCCGAGCAGACGGCGATCGTTGACGAGGCGACGAGGGAGGCATCCGCTCACGCGTTCGCCGCGTACCAACGGATGCTGGATGCCGGGGTCGCGCGCGAGGTTGCCCGCATCGTGCTGCCGCTGAACACGTACTCGTCGATGTACGTCACGATGAACGCCCGCTCGCTGATGAACTTCCTCTCCTTGCGCACGAAGGTCGAAGGCTCCCACTTCCCGTCGTTCCCGCAGCGCGAGATCGAGATGTGTGCGGAGAAGATGGAAGAGCTCTGGGCCACTCTCATGCCGATGACGCACGCTGCCTTCGCCGCTGCCGGCCGCGTCGCTCCGTGA
- the dapB gene encoding 4-hydroxy-tetrahydrodipicolinate reductase, giving the protein MTTRVAVVGATGKLGGIIRDVVAAEPGFEVFAELDSRSSMSALDGADLVVDATTPAVSIDVVRAAAERGIDVIVGTSGWSAERIARVRTEIEQAAIRAVFIPNFSLGSVIGSALSAAAAPFFSSIEIIEAHRETKIDSPSGTAVRTAELIAAAREDAGPVAAPHVDQRARGQQVASVPIHSLRRPGVVASQSVLLSGQGETLTLTHDTIEPAAAYGPGIRLVLGAVARGVAGVDPGRVVIGLDSFLDIGVRLPAFVEPAPVDEGGVPGQVARATGA; this is encoded by the coding sequence ATGACCACACGCGTCGCCGTCGTCGGTGCCACCGGAAAGCTCGGCGGAATCATCCGCGATGTCGTTGCTGCAGAGCCCGGCTTCGAGGTCTTCGCCGAACTGGACTCGCGCTCGTCGATGTCAGCGCTCGATGGCGCCGACCTGGTGGTCGATGCAACCACTCCCGCGGTGTCGATCGATGTGGTGCGGGCCGCAGCCGAACGGGGGATCGACGTCATCGTCGGAACCTCCGGCTGGTCGGCCGAACGCATCGCGCGGGTGCGGACGGAGATCGAACAGGCAGCCATCAGGGCCGTCTTCATCCCGAATTTCTCCCTCGGATCGGTGATCGGCTCGGCACTGTCTGCCGCCGCCGCTCCCTTCTTCTCGTCGATCGAGATCATCGAGGCCCATCGCGAGACCAAGATCGACTCACCGTCGGGAACGGCGGTGCGCACCGCCGAGCTGATCGCGGCCGCGCGCGAGGATGCCGGACCCGTCGCCGCCCCGCACGTCGACCAGCGAGCACGGGGACAGCAGGTTGCGAGCGTTCCCATCCATTCCTTGCGTCGACCCGGAGTGGTCGCCAGTCAGAGCGTCCTGCTCTCGGGGCAGGGAGAGACGCTCACCCTCACCCACGACACGATCGAGCCTGCGGCAGCCTACGGGCCGGGCATCCGTCTGGTGCTGGGGGCGGTCGCGCGCGGCGTCGCGGGCGTAGACCCCGGCCGCGTCGTCATCGGACTCGACAGCTTCCTCGATATCGGCGTCCGTCTACCAGCGTTCGTCGAGCCGGCGCCCGTCGATGAGGGAGGCGTGCCGGGGCAGGTCGCCCGAGCCACCGGCGCATGA